In Arthrobacter sp. SLBN-112, a genomic segment contains:
- the argB gene encoding acetylglutamate kinase: MNTQTRETTSMSAAQDKAATLIEALPWIQRFAGTTMVIKYGGNAMVNDDLRRAFAEDIVFLHHVGIHPVVVHGGGPQINSMLGRLGIESEFKGGLRVTTPEAMDVVRMVLTGQVGRELVGLINSHGPYAVGMSGEDGGLLRAVRTGTVVDGEDVDLGLVGEVVGVDPAGIVDILAAGRIPVISTVAPEIVDGGDSVAGTARFQPTGQVLNVNADTAAAAVASALGASKLVILTDVEGLYANWPDKSSLISSLTVSELRDMLPRLESGMIPKMAACLKAVDEGVEQAHIVDGRLAHSMLLETFTTAGIGTQVVPDEETNA, translated from the coding sequence ATGAACACCCAGACGCGTGAAACCACCAGCATGTCCGCTGCCCAGGACAAGGCCGCCACCCTGATCGAGGCCCTGCCCTGGATCCAGCGGTTCGCCGGCACCACCATGGTGATCAAATACGGCGGCAACGCCATGGTCAACGACGATCTCCGCCGCGCCTTCGCCGAAGACATCGTCTTCCTCCACCATGTGGGCATCCACCCAGTAGTGGTCCACGGCGGCGGCCCGCAGATCAACTCCATGCTGGGGCGGCTGGGCATCGAATCCGAGTTCAAGGGCGGCCTGCGCGTCACTACCCCCGAAGCCATGGACGTGGTCCGCATGGTCCTCACCGGCCAGGTGGGACGTGAACTGGTGGGCCTTATCAACTCCCACGGACCCTACGCCGTCGGCATGTCCGGCGAAGACGGCGGGCTGCTGCGCGCCGTCCGCACCGGCACCGTGGTGGACGGCGAAGACGTCGACCTCGGGCTGGTGGGCGAAGTGGTCGGCGTTGACCCCGCCGGCATCGTTGACATCCTCGCGGCGGGCCGCATCCCGGTGATTTCCACCGTCGCCCCGGAAATTGTCGACGGCGGAGACAGCGTGGCGGGGACCGCGCGGTTCCAGCCCACAGGGCAGGTCCTGAACGTCAATGCGGACACCGCAGCGGCCGCCGTTGCCTCGGCGCTGGGCGCCTCCAAGCTGGTCATCCTCACCGACGTTGAAGGCCTCTACGCCAACTGGCCGGACAAGTCCTCGCTGATTTCCTCCCTCACAGTGTCGGAGCTGCGGGATATGCTGCCCAGGCTCGAATCGGGGATGATCCCCAAGATGGCCGCCTGCCTCAAGGCCGTTGACGAGGGCGTTGAACAGGCACACATCGTGGACGGGCGCCTGGCCCACTCCATGCTTCTTGAAACATTTACGACGGCGGGCATCGGCACCCAGGTAGTCCCGGACGAGGAGACCAACGCATGA
- a CDS encoding acetylornithine transaminase, with amino-acid sequence MNQHTPEVELVETPVTELVETQGHAGSEWLSRYSSSLMNVFGTPQRVLVRGAGCLVWDADGKEYLDLLGGIAVNALGHAHPFVTSVIASQLATLGHVSNFFTSPTQVALAEKLLELTHAPAGSKVFFSNSGTEANEAAFKLARRNTGDGAIKRTKIIALEGAFHGRTMGALALTAKEAYRAPFEPLPGGVVHIPFGDVAALESAVDETVAAVFLEPIQGEAGVRPLPPGYLKAAREATSKVGALLILDEVQTGIGRTGKWLASEDAGIVPDAVTLAKGLGGGFPIGALITFGGQTSSLLSAGQHGTTFGGNPVATAAALATLHALESQNVLANATAVGEHLRSALAAIPGVTEVRGEGLLIGFDLDADVAPAVVQAGLDAGFIVNSPGPRTIRLAPPLILTTAQADTFLAAFPAILQTAKDAQ; translated from the coding sequence ATGAATCAGCACACCCCGGAGGTTGAGCTTGTCGAAACCCCGGTGACCGAGCTTGTCGAAACGCAGGGCCACGCCGGCTCCGAGTGGCTCTCCCGCTACTCCAGCTCGCTGATGAACGTGTTCGGCACGCCCCAGCGCGTCCTGGTCCGCGGTGCCGGTTGCCTGGTGTGGGACGCCGACGGCAAGGAGTACCTGGACCTGCTGGGCGGCATTGCCGTCAACGCGCTGGGCCACGCCCACCCCTTCGTGACGTCAGTCATCGCCAGCCAGCTGGCAACCCTTGGCCACGTCTCCAACTTCTTCACAAGCCCCACCCAGGTGGCCCTGGCCGAGAAACTCCTGGAGCTGACCCACGCCCCTGCCGGGTCCAAGGTGTTCTTCAGCAACTCCGGCACGGAAGCGAACGAGGCCGCCTTCAAGCTTGCCCGCCGCAACACGGGCGACGGCGCGATTAAGCGGACCAAGATCATCGCCCTCGAGGGCGCCTTCCACGGCCGGACCATGGGAGCGCTGGCGCTCACGGCCAAGGAAGCCTACCGGGCGCCCTTCGAGCCGCTGCCGGGCGGAGTGGTCCATATCCCGTTCGGGGACGTTGCCGCACTGGAGTCTGCGGTGGATGAAACCGTTGCCGCCGTCTTCCTGGAGCCCATCCAGGGCGAGGCCGGCGTCCGGCCGCTGCCCCCGGGCTACTTGAAGGCCGCGCGCGAGGCCACCAGCAAGGTCGGCGCCCTGCTGATCCTGGACGAGGTCCAGACCGGCATCGGACGTACCGGAAAGTGGCTCGCCAGCGAGGATGCCGGGATCGTCCCCGACGCCGTGACCTTGGCCAAGGGCCTGGGCGGCGGCTTCCCCATCGGTGCCCTCATCACCTTTGGCGGGCAGACGTCGTCGTTGTTGTCCGCCGGCCAGCACGGCACCACGTTCGGCGGCAACCCGGTGGCCACCGCGGCCGCCCTGGCCACCCTCCACGCGCTGGAAAGCCAGAACGTCCTGGCTAATGCCACCGCGGTGGGGGAGCACCTGCGGTCCGCGCTGGCGGCAATCCCCGGCGTCACGGAAGTCCGCGGCGAAGGTTTGCTGATCGGTTTCGACCTCGACGCCGACGTCGCCCCCGCCGTCGTGCAGGCCGGCCTCGACGCAGGCTTCATCGTCAACAGCCCCGGCCCGCGCACCATCCGCCTGGCACCGCCGCTGATCCTCACCACGGCCCAGGCGGACACCTTCCTCGCCGCTTTCCCGGCAATCCTCCAGACAGCTAAGGACGCCCAGTGA
- the argF gene encoding ornithine carbamoyltransferase → MTTATRHFLKDTDLSPAEQAEVLELAARMKAAPYSVQPFAAERSGRKTVAVIFDKTSTRTRVSFATGIADMGGNALIINPGEAQIGHKESVEDTAKVLERMVSTIVWRTGAHAGLVAMAENSKVPVINALCDDYHPCQLLADLLAVKEHKGQLKGLTMSYLGDAANNMANSYLLAGVTAGMHVRIAGPEGYLPPAEIVAAAKERAVETGGSVLITTDAKEALQGADVVATDTWVSMGQEAEKEARMQLFRDYSVDSDAMALAADDAVVLHCLPAYRGYEISADVIDGPQSIVWDEAENRLHAQKALMAWLMHRSGLAFVDGLSPVEGTGESTF, encoded by the coding sequence GTGACCACCGCAACCCGGCACTTCCTCAAGGACACCGACCTCAGTCCCGCCGAGCAGGCAGAGGTCCTGGAGCTCGCCGCCCGCATGAAGGCAGCCCCGTACAGCGTGCAGCCGTTCGCCGCTGAGCGCAGCGGCCGCAAGACAGTGGCCGTCATCTTTGACAAGACCTCCACCCGGACCCGGGTCTCCTTCGCCACCGGCATCGCCGACATGGGCGGCAATGCCTTGATCATCAACCCGGGTGAAGCGCAGATCGGGCACAAGGAATCTGTAGAGGACACCGCCAAGGTGCTCGAACGCATGGTCTCCACCATCGTGTGGCGCACCGGGGCGCATGCCGGCCTCGTGGCCATGGCGGAGAACTCCAAGGTGCCCGTCATCAACGCCCTGTGCGACGACTACCACCCGTGCCAGCTGCTGGCCGACCTGTTGGCTGTGAAGGAGCACAAGGGCCAGCTCAAGGGGCTCACCATGAGCTACCTGGGCGATGCCGCCAACAACATGGCCAATTCCTACCTCCTGGCCGGGGTGACCGCCGGAATGCACGTCCGCATCGCCGGACCCGAGGGCTACCTGCCGCCCGCCGAAATTGTGGCTGCTGCCAAGGAACGCGCGGTGGAAACCGGCGGCTCGGTGCTGATCACCACCGACGCCAAGGAAGCACTGCAGGGGGCCGACGTGGTGGCCACCGACACCTGGGTCTCCATGGGGCAGGAGGCGGAAAAGGAGGCCCGGATGCAGTTGTTCCGGGACTACTCCGTGGACTCCGACGCCATGGCACTGGCTGCGGATGACGCCGTCGTGCTGCACTGCCTGCCCGCCTACCGCGGCTACGAAATCTCCGCGGACGTCATCGACGGCCCGCAGTCCATCGTCTGGGACGAAGCGGAAAACCGCCTCCACGCCCAGAAGGCGCTGATGGCCTGGCTGATGCACCGTTCCGGCCTGGCGTTCGTGGACGGCCTTTCCCCCGTCGAGGGCACTGGGGAGAGCACGTTCTAG
- the argJ gene encoding bifunctional glutamate N-acetyltransferase/amino-acid acetyltransferase ArgJ gives MTITAPQGFRAAGVTAGLKASGNPDLALVVNDGPAKAAAAVFTSNRVAAAPVHWSRQVVSDGRVDAVILNSGGANACTGPTGFQNTHSTAEKVAEVLGISATDVFVCSTGLIGEQLPMDKILPGVEAAAAALSADGGPAAGTAIMTTDSVPKSALFIGTDADGQEFSIGGIAKGAGMLAPGLATMLVVLTTDAAVDSDMLDVVLRDATGVTFDRADSDGCMSTNDTVVLLASGASGAVPSAADFGAALTQVCAELARKLIADAEGASHDIAIRTFNAASEADAETVSRSVARSNLFKAAIFGKDPNWGRVLSAVGTTDAAFEPDKLNVAMNGIQICRNGSIGDDRSLVDLEPREVLVEIDLQAGDAEATIWTNDLTHDYVHENSAYSS, from the coding sequence GTGACCATCACCGCACCCCAGGGATTCCGGGCCGCCGGCGTCACCGCAGGCCTCAAGGCCTCCGGCAACCCGGACCTGGCCCTCGTGGTCAATGACGGCCCGGCCAAGGCCGCTGCAGCCGTGTTCACCAGCAACCGGGTGGCAGCCGCCCCCGTCCACTGGTCCCGCCAGGTGGTCTCCGACGGCCGCGTGGACGCAGTCATCCTGAACTCCGGCGGAGCCAACGCCTGCACCGGCCCCACCGGCTTCCAGAACACCCACAGCACCGCGGAGAAAGTGGCAGAGGTCCTGGGGATCTCGGCCACCGATGTCTTTGTCTGCTCCACCGGACTGATCGGTGAGCAGCTGCCGATGGACAAGATCCTGCCGGGGGTCGAGGCGGCGGCGGCAGCCTTGAGCGCCGACGGCGGTCCGGCGGCAGGCACCGCGATCATGACCACCGACAGCGTGCCCAAGTCGGCGCTGTTCATCGGCACCGACGCCGACGGCCAGGAGTTCAGCATCGGCGGCATCGCCAAGGGAGCCGGCATGCTGGCTCCCGGCCTGGCCACCATGCTGGTGGTCCTCACCACCGACGCCGCCGTTGATTCCGACATGCTCGACGTCGTCCTGCGTGACGCCACGGGCGTCACCTTCGACCGTGCCGACTCCGACGGCTGCATGTCCACCAACGACACCGTGGTCCTGTTGGCCTCCGGTGCGTCCGGGGCCGTGCCTTCCGCGGCGGACTTCGGGGCCGCCCTCACCCAGGTCTGCGCGGAACTGGCACGCAAGCTGATCGCCGACGCCGAGGGCGCCAGCCACGACATCGCCATCCGCACCTTCAACGCCGCCAGCGAAGCCGACGCCGAAACGGTCAGCCGCTCCGTGGCCCGCTCCAACCTGTTCAAGGCCGCCATCTTCGGCAAGGACCCCAACTGGGGCCGCGTGCTCTCCGCCGTCGGCACCACGGACGCCGCCTTCGAGCCGGATAAGCTCAACGTGGCCATGAACGGCATCCAGATCTGCCGCAACGGCAGCATCGGTGACGACCGGTCCCTGGTTGACCTGGAACCGCGCGAGGTCCTGGTGGAGATCGACCTGCAGGCAGGCGACGCCGAAGCCACCATCTGGACCAACGACCTCACCCACGACTACGTCCACGAGAACAGCGCCTACTCCAGCTAG